A window of Candidatus Hydrogenedentota bacterium genomic DNA:
CTCTATAGTGCAGACCGCGTCCAATTCCAACAGCAAGCCTATACGGACAGGCTTGGATCTCTTCCCCAAGAGGCGTTGATCAACACCGATAACACGCCGAAGGCATTGAAGTTCGGTTTTTTCTTAGCGTTAAAACAAGCGGAATGGCGCACTGTATCCAGAGCACTGCGCTATATATATGAAGCGGGACTTTGGCTTTTTTTCATCGCTATCGCTCTTTATCTTTTGCTGAGAATGGTGTACAGACTGCAGGGGCGGAAGGGGGCGGCAAGGAACTATTTTGACAGCCTGTTTTTGGTCTTTTCGACGGGGCTGGCGAGTATGACCTTCAACATGATCCTCATCTTTTTGTATCAATCTCGTTTCGGATCCTTATTTCTGGAGATAGGATTGGTTACTGCACTCTTCATGTTTGGCGGCGCCGTGGGCAGTGCCGGTATCAGCATCTTACAAAAAGACCGTTCCGATTCCTTTGGTCGGATAATGACAGGAAGCTGTCTGTTGTTCCACGTGCTGCTCTTATGTATTTTATTTTTATTTCCCTCCGGTCCAAAATACTATTGGTTTATTTTATTTGTATTGGGCGGGATTTTTACCGGTGTTTATTTTCCCTTGGCGGCAAAGTCTTTAAAAGAAGCGCAGATAAAAACACAGAAAGCGGCGGCGCGGCTGGAAATTGTGGATACCCTTGGCGGTGCAGCCGGCGGATTTTTAACCGGCGTATTGCTTTTGCCTATTGCGGGTGTGTCTGGCGCCCTTTTGATTTTGGGATGCCTGGTGCTCATTAATCTGCCTCCTTTATTTTTACCCTCTTCTTGTACGGGGATAGCCGTCGACCCCTTTGCGCAGCGGCTGCGTAGATGGGCTTATCTATTGGTTGGTGTGGCATGTTATGCCTTGTTGCTTTCTCAGATTGCGGCGGCGCGTAATGCCCTTGGCGCTGTCCAAAATCTTGAAGGGCCTGCCCGTTCCTTGGCGGGCGATCTTACTCCGGAAAAGAAATATTTTCAAGACGCTTCCGGCTTGAGCAAAGAATATCTTTCGGTGGATGCGGAGGATGCGTCGCAAGCGGGATATATCTTTGACAGCAGTGATTGGGCGGCGCCGATAGACGCCTATGGCGGGCCCTTGGATCTTTTGATATACATTTCGAAAGACGGACTCCTCCGAAATTATGACGTGCTGCGCCATCGGGAAACACCTGCCTATTTGCGCATGGTGGAGACAGAAAAAGGACGTCTTTTGGAGCGAAGCCTCTTTGCGGAGGA
This region includes:
- a CDS encoding 4Fe-4S binding protein; the protein is LYSADRVQFQQQAYTDRLGSLPQEALINTDNTPKALKFGFFLALKQAEWRTVSRALRYIYEAGLWLFFIAIALYLLLRMVYRLQGRKGAARNYFDSLFLVFSTGLASMTFNMILIFLYQSRFGSLFLEIGLVTALFMFGGAVGSAGISILQKDRSDSFGRIMTGSCLLFHVLLLCILFLFPSGPKYYWFILFVLGGIFTGVYFPLAAKSLKEAQIKTQKAAARLEIVDTLGGAAGGFLTGVLLLPIAGVSGALLILGCLVLINLPPLFLPSSCTGIAVDPFAQRLRRWAYLLVGVACYALLLSQIAAARNALGAVQNLEGPARSLAGDLTPEKKYFQDASGLSKEYLSVDAEDASQAGYIFDSSDWAAPIDAYGGPLDLLIYISKDGLLRNYDVLRHRETPAYLRMVETEKGRLLERSLFAEDPFAQVDSVSGATITADAITQILENATLGFGREVLGVDVEKDTAPLQSRGGAEKMQRRHFMLLSAMAVVALLLRRKPGVWRRRALLLVVLVVAGLGLNLQYSLHHVLMLLSINWRMLQLTGVVFLTLLVPLFVLFFGNFYCGYLCPFGALQEFLGELVPKRYKIPEKPTWRYGRIVKYLLLFFLLMLFALTQDTALLQGDLLSNFFGKTGAVYLFVLGITVLLLSLVSPRFWCRNLCPTGAFLSLLNGVRLLRFWMPRQIPARCHLGVNTTEELDCIHCDQCITGIRHAPVSQDPLYKDRGNLIFLFCVAAIFWGCLMLSVSEAVPYFRSTVFQEQGESSGKPRPVDIPRMKRMIEEGMLSDHDAEFYSPR